The Sphingomonas sp. LY54 genome includes a region encoding these proteins:
- a CDS encoding DEAD/DEAH box helicase, translating into MREELVSITQGRDGRLALRPAGALTMRRLSAALRNAGVTYEAEPGSPFAIVRADAIDAVLHGLKGWSVKLAPGVKDLVGAAADREQRHIRALAVCRRLAEDPAAARAELEGYAGLDVLDPHQVIAVAAASHPAVDGICIFDEQGLGKTVEALFAFDRLHETGIAEKAVIFAPKNMVLEWISDLERFFPGRYRASAIVGTDAEKRTALDGRADIYVTNFETANRLGPRLVDVLGSAGLLIVDESFFVKNANSLRTTSVKRIRSQAARCIVLCGTPAPNSAADLVEQFNIADGGAAFMGIELPTDPAELREVVGEIVAKRGVYLRRLKAQVFELPSRSFNRIEVPLEPRQRSLYDSYSDHLASEVREVSNEEFARRRATFAARRMALLQICSNPAAVDPAYDAVPGKLEALDELLLELIDRRGEKVLVWSFFTRSLDAIVARYGRYRPVRIDGTVTRAEDRREAVRRFQQEDDTMLFIGNPAAAGAGLTLHSARHAIYESMSNQAAHYLQSLDRIHRRGQQREVEYHVLLASRTIEESEYGRLLAKELAAQDLLRDEVVAPVTREGFLSDLLAATSMSKAPQANPV; encoded by the coding sequence GTGAGGGAAGAACTCGTCTCGATCACGCAGGGCCGCGACGGCCGGCTGGCGTTGCGACCGGCCGGCGCCTTGACTATGCGTCGGCTCTCGGCGGCGCTTCGGAACGCCGGCGTCACCTACGAAGCCGAGCCGGGTTCGCCATTCGCCATCGTGAGGGCGGATGCGATCGACGCGGTGCTCCATGGGCTGAAGGGCTGGTCAGTCAAGCTCGCACCCGGCGTCAAGGACTTGGTCGGCGCGGCCGCCGATCGCGAGCAGCGTCACATACGCGCCCTAGCCGTCTGCCGAAGGCTGGCGGAGGATCCCGCCGCCGCACGCGCCGAGCTGGAGGGCTACGCCGGCCTCGACGTGCTGGATCCGCACCAGGTCATAGCGGTCGCGGCGGCCTCTCATCCTGCGGTGGACGGCATCTGCATCTTCGACGAGCAGGGGTTGGGAAAGACTGTCGAGGCGCTGTTCGCGTTCGACCGCCTGCATGAAACCGGGATCGCCGAGAAGGCGGTGATCTTTGCGCCGAAGAACATGGTGCTCGAGTGGATCAGCGACCTCGAAAGATTCTTTCCGGGTCGGTATCGTGCGAGCGCCATCGTTGGCACCGACGCGGAAAAGCGGACGGCGCTCGATGGCCGCGCCGACATCTACGTGACCAACTTCGAGACCGCGAACCGACTCGGTCCCCGTCTGGTCGATGTTCTGGGGTCCGCGGGTCTCCTGATTGTCGACGAGAGTTTCTTCGTGAAGAACGCGAACTCCTTGCGGACTACGTCCGTGAAGCGGATCCGCAGCCAGGCGGCCAGATGCATAGTGTTATGCGGCACGCCGGCACCGAACAGCGCGGCCGATCTCGTCGAGCAGTTCAACATCGCCGACGGCGGTGCGGCTTTCATGGGCATCGAACTCCCAACCGATCCGGCCGAGCTCCGCGAAGTCGTGGGGGAGATCGTCGCCAAGCGCGGGGTGTACCTACGGCGGCTGAAGGCTCAGGTTTTCGAACTCCCCAGCCGCAGCTTCAATCGCATCGAGGTGCCGCTGGAGCCGCGACAGCGTTCGCTGTACGATTCATACAGCGACCACCTGGCGTCCGAGGTCCGAGAAGTATCGAACGAGGAGTTCGCGCGGCGGCGCGCGACCTTCGCGGCGCGCCGCATGGCCCTGCTGCAGATCTGCTCTAACCCCGCCGCCGTCGATCCCGCATACGACGCAGTGCCGGGCAAGCTAGAGGCGCTGGACGAGCTCCTGTTAGAGCTTATCGACCGACGAGGTGAGAAGGTGCTGGTCTGGTCTTTTTTCACCCGGTCGCTAGACGCGATCGTCGCGCGCTATGGCCGCTATCGGCCGGTTCGCATTGATGGCACGGTCACCCGGGCCGAGGATCGGCGCGAAGCGGTGCGCCGGTTCCAGCAGGAGGACGACACGATGCTATTCATCGGCAACCCGGCGGCCGCCGGCGCCGGTCTCACATTGCATAGCGCGCGGCATGCGATCTACGAGTCTATGTCGAACCAAGCGGCCCACTACCTGCAGAGCCTCGATCGCATCCACCGCCGAGGCCAGCAGCGCGAGGTCGAGTATCATGTGCTCCTCGCGTCGCGGACGATCGAGGAAAGCGAGTACGGCAGACTGCTCGCGAAGGAGCTCGCCGCGCAGGATCTCCTGCGTGACGAGGTCGTCGCGCCGGTGACTCGCGAAGGGTTCCTCAGCGATC
- a CDS encoding sigma-70 family RNA polymerase sigma factor, with protein sequence MTKDDDEEAQLPVIDADADAGGVSSAFREIWSDAPESEIYKFLSVRVAPRISTHLAAVLELQEADRDDCVSQAFERFRPAIENRASVSNPYAYVFTIAVNEARQLLRARRAEAIDDDFDVDRVADLDVDAFQLVDAGEAGEPDGPLALDLIEDAVPELEVEGFWAVEVVRDAVAGLPIGSRRILELLMFKDLAFDPEKPADFAYASTDAPVDLGMKEGAFRTAKHRAYARLREAIPRTIVAMGLQPPERAEAAIFPNGRWREAEE encoded by the coding sequence TTGACCAAGGACGACGACGAGGAAGCGCAGCTGCCGGTCATCGATGCCGATGCCGATGCCGGTGGCGTGTCGTCGGCGTTCCGCGAGATCTGGTCCGATGCCCCGGAGAGCGAGATCTACAAGTTCCTCTCGGTTCGGGTCGCGCCGCGGATCAGCACTCATCTCGCTGCCGTTCTCGAGCTTCAGGAGGCCGACCGGGACGACTGTGTGTCCCAAGCGTTCGAGCGGTTTCGGCCTGCGATCGAGAACCGCGCTAGCGTTAGCAATCCGTATGCCTACGTCTTCACCATTGCGGTCAACGAGGCGCGTCAACTCCTGCGGGCGCGACGCGCCGAGGCAATCGACGACGACTTCGACGTCGATCGTGTTGCGGATTTAGATGTCGACGCATTCCAGCTCGTTGATGCTGGCGAGGCCGGCGAGCCCGATGGGCCGCTTGCGCTTGATCTGATCGAAGACGCGGTGCCCGAGCTGGAGGTCGAGGGGTTCTGGGCGGTCGAGGTCGTGCGCGACGCGGTCGCTGGTCTGCCAATCGGATCGCGTCGGATTCTTGAGCTGCTGATGTTCAAGGATCTGGCGTTCGACCCGGAAAAGCCGGCGGATTTCGCCTACGCCTCCACTGACGCGCCCGTCGATCTCGGAATGAAGGAGGGGGCGTTCCGCACTGCGAAGCATCGCGCCTACGCGAGGCTGCGCGAGGCGATCCCAAGGACAATCGTCGCAATGGGCTTGCAGCCGCCCGAACGCGCCGAAGCCGCCATCTTCCCCAACGGCCGATGGCGCGAGGCCGAGGAGTGA